The following proteins are encoded in a genomic region of Nocardioides renjunii:
- a CDS encoding M57 family metalloprotease, producing the protein MQRSRLGAIALGTTALLGAALASPALAAPDTDIPTFSEYQASAYQDADRQYIVNGDEPVGTTGDLKAYYDRMVEGSEEAIENGLVVNTVGGVDDRWTATEARNLTYCVSTKFGARYADIVSAMASGAQLWEDASAVDFIHVPAQDASCTTRNKSVVFSVEPVQTSQYIARAFFPSTPKRSRNVLIDDSIWTSGSWTPTNIIGHELGHTLGFRHEHTRPEAGTCFEDNSWRPLTPYDSSSIMHYPQCNGTSANLSMTATDRAGVASLYGA; encoded by the coding sequence ATGCAGCGCAGTCGACTCGGGGCGATCGCCCTCGGCACCACCGCACTCCTCGGCGCGGCCCTCGCCTCCCCGGCACTGGCCGCTCCCGACACGGACATCCCGACGTTCTCGGAGTACCAGGCCTCCGCCTACCAGGACGCGGACCGCCAGTACATCGTCAACGGCGACGAGCCGGTCGGGACCACCGGTGACCTCAAGGCCTACTACGACCGCATGGTCGAGGGCTCGGAGGAGGCCATCGAGAACGGCCTCGTGGTCAACACCGTCGGGGGCGTCGACGACAGGTGGACGGCCACCGAGGCGCGCAACCTGACCTACTGCGTGAGCACCAAGTTCGGCGCCCGCTACGCCGACATCGTCAGCGCGATGGCCAGCGGCGCGCAGCTGTGGGAGGACGCCTCGGCCGTCGACTTCATCCACGTCCCGGCGCAGGACGCGAGCTGCACCACCCGCAACAAGTCGGTCGTCTTCTCCGTGGAGCCCGTGCAGACCTCGCAGTACATCGCCCGCGCGTTCTTCCCCAGCACGCCCAAGCGCTCGCGCAACGTGCTCATCGACGACTCGATCTGGACCTCGGGCTCGTGGACGCCGACCAACATCATCGGCCACGAGCTCGGTCACACGCTGGGCTTCCGCCACGAGCACACCCGTCCCGAGGCCGGCACCTGCTTCGAGGACAACAGCTGGCGCCCGCTGACGCCGTACGACTCCTCGTCGATCATGCACTACCCCCAGTGCAACGGGACGTCCGCGAACCTCAGCATGACCGCCACCGACCGCGCCGGAGTGGCCTCCCTCTACGGGGCCTGA
- a CDS encoding exodeoxyribonuclease III, with the protein MRIATWNVNSLRSRIDRVEAFVQRHEIDVLALQETKAREDQLPLMGLQALGYDIAVAGLNQWNGVAILSRVGLEDVETGFAGQPPYGDPAAPESRAIGATCGGVRVWSLYVPNGRKPDDPHYVYKLDWLARLRDTASGWLDGQTALVGDWNICPTDDDVFDPAQFRKSTHVTPPERAAFQAFLDDGWAETTRAHAPGYTYWDYYRQRFERDRGLKIDFVLASPTLASRVSGAFIDRDERDPAQGTGSPSDHAPVVVDLD; encoded by the coding sequence GTGCGCATCGCGACCTGGAACGTCAACTCCCTCCGCTCCCGCATCGACCGGGTGGAGGCCTTCGTGCAGCGGCACGAGATCGACGTCCTGGCGCTCCAGGAGACCAAGGCGCGCGAGGACCAGCTGCCGCTGATGGGGCTGCAGGCGCTGGGCTACGACATCGCGGTGGCCGGCCTCAACCAGTGGAACGGCGTCGCGATCCTCTCGCGCGTCGGGCTGGAGGACGTCGAGACCGGCTTCGCCGGCCAGCCGCCGTACGGCGACCCTGCCGCACCGGAGTCGCGGGCCATCGGCGCCACCTGCGGCGGGGTGCGCGTCTGGTCGCTCTACGTCCCCAACGGCCGCAAGCCCGACGACCCGCACTACGTCTACAAGCTCGACTGGCTGGCCCGGCTCCGCGACACGGCGAGCGGCTGGCTGGACGGGCAGACCGCGCTGGTCGGTGACTGGAACATCTGTCCCACCGACGACGACGTCTTCGACCCCGCGCAGTTCCGCAAGTCGACCCACGTCACGCCGCCGGAGCGGGCTGCGTTCCAGGCGTTCCTCGACGACGGCTGGGCCGAGACCACCCGCGCCCACGCGCCGGGCTACACCTACTGGGACTACTACCGGCAGCGCTTCGAGCGCGACCGCGGTCTCAAGATCGACTTCGTCCTCGCCTCGCCGACCCTCGCGTCACGGGTGAGCGGTGCGTTCATCGACCGCGACGAGCGCGACCCGGCGCAGGGCACCGGCTCGCCGTCCGACCACGCGCCGGTGGTCGTCGACCTCGACTGA
- a CDS encoding MFS transporter encodes MTTPPSPRGPEATLARPQPVHWAWIVASVAFVTLVGAAAFRSVPGVLVEPLHDEFGWSRGLIGSAVSLNLMLFGLMSPFAAALMDRFGVRPVVTFALVMVAVGSGLTVFMTEPWQLILCWGLLVGIGTGSMSMAFVATITSRWFVARRGLVSGILTAGNATGQLIFLPVVAWLATEHGWRTAALLAAGAALAVVPLVLLFLRNHPADLGLRALGATDADPGPPPHQQVGSSAGRALSVLKDAARSRTFWLLSGGFAICGMTTNGLIATHFVPAAHDHGMPATTAASLLAVVGIFDVVGTIASGWLTDKVDPRMLLVGYYALRGVGLMTLPALMSPHVQPSMWVFIIVYGLDWVATVPPTVALCREHFGAATGPIVFGWVFASHQVGAAVAATGAGVVRDVTGGYDPAFYAAAGLCAVAALMSYAVRRTPQPTPAPSAGVM; translated from the coding sequence ATGACGACCCCGCCGAGCCCACGCGGGCCCGAGGCCACCCTCGCCCGACCGCAGCCCGTCCACTGGGCCTGGATCGTGGCCTCGGTCGCGTTCGTGACCCTGGTCGGCGCCGCCGCGTTCCGCTCGGTGCCGGGCGTGCTGGTCGAGCCGCTGCACGACGAGTTCGGCTGGTCCCGCGGCCTCATCGGCTCGGCGGTCTCCCTCAACCTCATGCTCTTCGGGCTGATGTCGCCCTTCGCCGCGGCCCTGATGGACCGCTTCGGCGTGCGGCCGGTGGTGACCTTCGCGCTCGTCATGGTCGCCGTGGGCAGCGGCCTCACCGTCTTCATGACGGAGCCGTGGCAGCTCATCCTGTGCTGGGGGCTGCTCGTCGGCATCGGCACCGGGTCGATGTCGATGGCCTTCGTCGCGACCATCACCAGTCGCTGGTTCGTGGCGCGTCGCGGACTGGTGAGCGGCATCCTCACCGCCGGCAACGCCACCGGCCAGCTGATCTTCCTGCCGGTGGTCGCCTGGCTGGCGACCGAGCACGGCTGGCGCACCGCGGCGCTGCTGGCCGCCGGGGCCGCCCTCGCCGTCGTCCCGCTGGTGCTGCTCTTCCTGCGCAACCACCCCGCCGACCTGGGCCTGCGCGCCCTCGGCGCCACCGACGCCGACCCCGGCCCGCCGCCCCACCAGCAGGTGGGCTCGAGCGCCGGGCGCGCCCTGTCGGTGCTCAAGGACGCCGCTCGCAGCCGTACCTTCTGGCTGCTCTCCGGCGGGTTCGCGATCTGCGGGATGACCACCAACGGCCTCATCGCGACGCACTTCGTGCCGGCCGCGCACGACCACGGGATGCCCGCCACCACCGCGGCGTCCCTGCTCGCCGTCGTCGGGATCTTCGACGTGGTGGGCACGATCGCGTCGGGCTGGCTCACCGACAAGGTCGACCCGAGGATGCTGCTCGTCGGCTACTACGCCCTGCGCGGCGTCGGGCTGATGACGCTGCCGGCGCTGATGTCGCCGCACGTGCAGCCGAGCATGTGGGTCTTCATCATCGTCTACGGCCTCGACTGGGTCGCGACGGTGCCGCCGACGGTCGCGCTCTGCCGTGAGCACTTCGGCGCCGCCACCGGGCCGATCGTCTTCGGCTGGGTGTTCGCCAGCCACCAGGTCGGCGCGGCAGTCGCGGCGACCGGCGCCGGTGTCGTGCGCGACGTCACGGGCGGCTACGACCCGGCGTTCTACGCAGCGGCCGGGCTGTGCGCCGTCGCCGCGCTCATGTCGTACGCCGTCCGCAGGACGCCGCAGCCGACCCCGGCTCCCTCGGCCGGCGTGATGTGA
- a CDS encoding GlxA family transcriptional regulator, whose protein sequence is MPPPPPPHRVVVLAIAPVIGYDLTIPPQVFCEAVDDDGHPLYDIQVVSVDGAPVASSRGYAIVPSAGAEALATAQTVVIPGTQVTGPRRDGTLPDDLRAALASVPDDARWVSICTGAFVLAAAGILDGHRATTHWKYADDFRRLYPAAALDEDVLFTDDGRVLTSAGLSAGLDLCLHVVRTDHGTAVANAVARHLVVPPWRDGGQAQYIERHVPSRADETTGDVRAWAQAHLDQQLDVTTLARQAAMSLRTFTRRFRAETGLSPGAWVTQQRIRHAQHLLEATDLTVDQVATQAGMGTAASLRQHLRASVGVSPSAYRRTFRGAPVVPPLGAPLVTPLATTDA, encoded by the coding sequence ATGCCGCCCCCTCCTCCGCCGCACCGCGTCGTCGTCCTGGCCATCGCACCGGTGATCGGCTATGACCTGACGATCCCGCCGCAGGTGTTCTGCGAGGCGGTGGACGACGACGGCCACCCGCTCTACGACATCCAGGTCGTGAGCGTGGACGGCGCGCCCGTGGCCTCGTCCCGCGGCTACGCGATCGTCCCCTCCGCCGGCGCCGAGGCCCTCGCGACCGCGCAGACGGTGGTCATCCCCGGCACCCAGGTCACCGGTCCCCGGCGCGACGGCACCCTCCCCGACGACCTGCGCGCGGCACTGGCATCGGTGCCGGACGACGCCCGCTGGGTGTCGATCTGCACCGGCGCGTTCGTCCTGGCCGCGGCCGGGATCCTCGACGGGCACCGTGCCACGACCCACTGGAAGTACGCCGACGACTTCCGCCGGCTCTACCCCGCCGCGGCCCTCGACGAGGACGTCCTCTTCACCGACGACGGGCGGGTGCTCACGTCGGCGGGGCTCAGCGCGGGCCTCGACCTGTGCCTGCACGTCGTCCGCACCGACCACGGCACCGCCGTCGCCAATGCCGTCGCGCGGCACCTGGTGGTGCCGCCCTGGCGCGACGGCGGCCAGGCGCAGTACATCGAGCGCCACGTCCCCAGCCGCGCCGACGAGACGACCGGCGACGTACGCGCCTGGGCGCAGGCGCACCTCGACCAGCAGCTCGACGTCACCACGCTCGCGCGGCAGGCAGCGATGAGCCTGCGCACCTTCACCCGGCGGTTCCGCGCCGAGACCGGCCTCTCCCCCGGCGCGTGGGTCACCCAGCAGCGGATCCGGCACGCGCAGCACCTGCTCGAGGCCACCGACCTCACGGTGGACCAGGTGGCGACGCAAGCCGGGATGGGCACGGCGGCGTCGCTGCGCCAGCACCTCCGCGCCAGCGTCGGCGTCTCGCCCTCGGCCTACCGGCGTACGTTCCGGGGCGCTCCCGTCGTCCCTCCTCTCGGCGCTCCTCTCGTCACTCCCCTCGCGACGACGGACGCCTGA
- a CDS encoding DNA recombination protein RmuC encodes MDTFPLLLTLALVLALGLALGALIGVLWSRSRPRDDTALAALEQRVAEHAVVQDGLDRLQDQLSDLAHDRVAWQAQLHQQVADMRRSTDTLRQETSTLATALRKPQVRGQWGELHLRRTVELAGLVDHCDFTEQVRLDDGRLRPDLVVTLAGGRTIAVDAKAPLAAFLDLSGTDDPAEHDRALARLGEHVRKHVADLGSRRYWEALPATPEFVVLFLPGEAILQAALQAVPDLVEQAASRNVVLATPSTMIALLRTVAQGWQHEVLNEQAQAVQRLGQELHARLGSMAGHLDRVGRSLNASVVAYNQAMGSLEGRVLVSARRFAELGVTSEPLAAPRQVETVPRSPGAPELAVLDDVAPAAGDPTLDDLLADELADQARPPARRAEGA; translated from the coding sequence ATGGACACCTTCCCCCTGCTGCTGACCCTGGCGCTGGTCCTCGCCCTCGGCCTGGCGCTCGGCGCCCTGATCGGCGTGCTGTGGTCGCGGAGCCGCCCGCGCGACGACACCGCGCTCGCGGCGCTCGAGCAGCGCGTCGCCGAGCACGCCGTCGTGCAGGACGGCCTCGACCGCCTCCAGGACCAGCTGAGCGACCTCGCCCACGACCGGGTCGCGTGGCAGGCCCAGCTGCACCAGCAGGTGGCCGACATGCGCCGGTCCACCGACACGCTCCGACAGGAGACCAGCACGCTCGCCACCGCGCTGCGCAAGCCGCAGGTGCGCGGCCAGTGGGGCGAGCTCCACCTGCGCCGCACGGTCGAGCTCGCCGGGCTCGTCGACCACTGCGACTTCACCGAGCAGGTGCGCCTCGACGACGGCCGGCTGCGCCCCGACCTGGTGGTCACGCTCGCGGGTGGGCGCACGATCGCGGTCGACGCCAAGGCCCCGCTCGCCGCCTTCCTCGACCTCTCCGGCACCGACGACCCGGCCGAGCACGACCGGGCGCTGGCCCGGCTCGGCGAGCACGTTCGCAAGCACGTCGCCGACCTCGGGTCGCGTCGCTACTGGGAGGCGCTGCCCGCGACGCCCGAGTTCGTGGTGCTCTTCCTGCCGGGCGAGGCGATCCTCCAGGCCGCGCTCCAGGCGGTGCCCGACCTCGTCGAGCAGGCCGCGTCCCGCAACGTCGTCCTCGCGACGCCGTCCACGATGATCGCGCTGCTCCGCACGGTGGCCCAGGGCTGGCAGCACGAGGTCCTCAACGAGCAGGCCCAGGCCGTCCAGCGGCTCGGACAGGAGCTGCACGCGCGGCTCGGCTCGATGGCCGGCCACCTCGACCGGGTGGGCCGCTCGCTCAACGCCAGCGTCGTCGCCTACAACCAGGCGATGGGGTCGCTCGAGGGCCGGGTGCTCGTCTCCGCTCGCCGCTTCGCCGAGCTCGGGGTGACGTCGGAGCCGCTGGCCGCGCCCCGCCAGGTGGAGACCGTGCCGCGCTCGCCGGGCGCACCGGAGCTCGCCGTCCTCGACGACGTCGCGCCCGCCGCAGGGGACCCGACGCTCGACGACCTGCTCGCCGACGAGCTGGCCGACCAGGCGCGACCCCCGGCGCGCCGCGCCGAGGGCGCCTGA
- a CDS encoding DUF6542 domain-containing protein encodes MTRADAWWQVGREPGRSVVALGVAVTLTAVSIDVLLAGRLTIFFDLCFVALCLGLAALVRRKDFYMVAVLPPLLMTTVFAFVATVARDAVADPRDGLLQAIVSGVATHGIALFVGYALCLGWLAWRLHREGEADIATELSRELGQTG; translated from the coding sequence GTGACACGGGCCGACGCGTGGTGGCAGGTCGGGCGCGAGCCGGGCCGCTCGGTCGTCGCGCTCGGCGTCGCGGTCACCCTGACCGCGGTGAGCATCGACGTGCTGCTCGCCGGGCGGCTGACGATCTTCTTCGACCTGTGCTTCGTGGCGCTGTGCCTGGGCCTCGCGGCGCTGGTGCGCCGCAAGGACTTCTACATGGTGGCCGTCCTGCCGCCGCTGCTGATGACCACCGTCTTCGCCTTCGTCGCGACGGTGGCCCGCGACGCGGTCGCCGACCCCCGCGACGGCCTGCTGCAGGCGATCGTCTCCGGCGTCGCCACCCACGGCATCGCGCTCTTCGTGGGCTACGCCCTGTGCCTCGGCTGGCTCGCCTGGCGGCTGCACCGGGAGGGCGAGGCCGACATCGCGACCGAGCTCAGCCGCGAGCTCGGCCAGACCGGCTGA
- a CDS encoding L-threonylcarbamoyladenylate synthase, whose product MARYLDIHPDNPQPRLVGQVVQALRNDELIAYPTDSGYALGAQLGNREGRDRILRIRELDDRHHFTLMCKDFAQLGQFVHVDNSAFRAIKAATPGPYTFILPATGEVPKRLMHPKKRTVGVRIPDHALVCALLEELGEPILTSTLILPGETEARTMGWEIKEDLDHVVDVVVESGEVTAEPTSVIDWSEAEPVVVRRGAGDVERFES is encoded by the coding sequence GTGGCCCGCTACCTCGACATCCACCCGGACAACCCCCAGCCGCGGCTGGTCGGCCAGGTCGTCCAGGCGCTGCGCAACGACGAGCTGATCGCCTACCCCACCGACTCGGGGTACGCCCTCGGCGCGCAGCTCGGCAACCGCGAGGGTCGCGACCGGATCCTGCGCATCCGCGAGCTCGACGACCGCCACCACTTCACGCTGATGTGCAAGGACTTCGCCCAGCTCGGGCAGTTCGTGCACGTCGACAACTCGGCGTTCCGGGCGATCAAGGCCGCGACCCCAGGCCCCTACACCTTCATCCTCCCCGCCACCGGCGAGGTGCCGAAGCGGCTGATGCACCCCAAGAAGCGCACCGTCGGCGTCCGGATCCCCGACCACGCCCTCGTGTGCGCGCTGCTCGAGGAGCTGGGCGAGCCGATCCTCACCAGCACGCTGATCCTGCCCGGCGAGACCGAGGCGCGGACCATGGGCTGGGAGATCAAGGAGGACCTTGACCACGTCGTCGACGTCGTGGTCGAGTCCGGCGAGGTCACGGCCGAGCCCACGTCGGTGATCGACTGGTCCGAGGCGGAGCCGGTCGTCGTACGCCGCGGCGCGGGCGACGTCGAGCGCTTCGAGTCCTGA